The nucleotide window AACAAGCCAAGGATAAAGAAAAAATGTACCAAATGCAGCCCTCCCGCTTTCGCTGCGGTGAAATATTAAAGGACTTGTATGATCAGGAATATGTTTTTCTCTTTGCCGCCAATTCCCACCATTATGGTTACCCCTTAGATGATTTCATTCCGATCCAGCTGACTTGCCTCAGCAAAAAGCTTTCATCTTCGTTCATGCATTTGCCCTTAGAAGATCTAATGACAGATCTGCAGTCTTTAAGCGAGCATTTGGAAAAAACGCCGTTTACAGCGATTCTGAAGCATCTTCAGAAAAAGCTTTATTCCCAACCTGAGCCATGCCGCTGCCTGCTTCATAGCTGATCTTGATTTGTACTCTAAGGAAAATAATGGGTGTCCGTGATGACAGCATTTCAATAAAGAAAATAGGCTGGTAAATTTTTTGTCCAGGCTGTTTGTTATACTATGCTCATAAATAAGGAGGCATATCTATGAATTACATTACGATTGTTGGAGTCCATCAATTTTTTGGCACCGAAATCTTTAAGGTGGGTCAGACACTTTACGGTATAAAAGAGCCGGATAACGTGTTTGACAGCGAAGCGATCAAGGTTGTGACGGAAAGTGATATTCCCTGCGGCTACATTGCCAACAGCATTCATACCGTGGCAAAGGGCTGCCATTCAGCAGGACGGATTTATGATACCTTTGATGATCGTTGTTCGATGAAGGTTCTGTTTATCGTGAAAGACGTGGTGATTGTCGAGCTTCTGCCCCAAGAATAAGACTTTCCTCGGTCAGTCTGCCACGATTCAACGTTCCTTGCGCAACGCCGATCCTTCCTGCCCAGTGTTTTAAAACAAACGAAAAAGGCAGAGATCCATTGAAGAATTCTGCCTGTTCGATGAAAGAGAGGTTGTCTAATTTTCTTCTTTCAGCGTTTCAATAATATTTTCCCTGCGGATTTTATGCGTAGCATAATTCATCATCGCCATCACCATCAGGATTAAAATTAAGCTTCCGCCTAAAATCATCATCCAAGGCATATCGAAGGAAAACAGGAAACTGCCTGACATCAGATTGTAATGCAGCAGATGAATCAGAACGACGCTGATCGGAATACCGATCACGGCCGCAGCCAGACCGTAGAAGATACTTTCCAGACGGATCATCCGATTGAATTGTTTTTCCGCCATGCCCACCGACCGCAGCATTGCAAATTCTTTCCGCCGCAGTTCCATATTTGTGGAAATCGTATTGATCACATTGACCAGACAGACTAAACAAATCAAGGTGATAAAACCGTAAACAAAGATGGAAACAACGATCAGCAGGGTTTTTTCATCCTTCTGATTCTGAACCGGACTGTAATAGCTGAAGCTGTGCGTCAAATTCTGTTTTCCAATTTCGTCGATCTGCTTCACCATCGCCTCCTGCTGGCCTTTCTTAGCCCGCAGGTACAGCTTGTCATTGTAGGTTCGCGAACCCTCGGCCTCCGTGAGGATGACTTCTAAATCCGAAGCTGGAATCAGAATGGAAAGCTGCCCACTATATTGGATATCCTGGGAATACAAATCCATCTGTGCTGCCAAAGCTAACGGCTTCACGGTCAGGACTTCCCCAGCGTCGCCGATATGCAGGGTGAGTTCATCCGGCAGGGTATTAAAATAAGGAATATCGAAATAACGGCGCTGACCGTTTTCGCTGATTTCTGAGCGGTAACGATTTAATACAATGCCATGCAGCATCTCCTTGGAAGAAGAATGCATCGCTGCGGCTTCAACATGATTTTCAGTCAGAATCTGAGCGTAGGTTTGATCATCCAGTGCAAACAAGATCACAGGATAAGGATCATTGATTGTATCCCAGGCTGAATCCAGCGGCAAGTTTGCAGTGTCTATTACAGCATAGGTGATCGTAATCCGCTGGGCGCTGGCCACTGAATCCAGCTGACGAATCTCTTCAAAGCTGTCTTTCTGTTCAATCAGTGACCGCGATGAATAATCAGTGACCCAGGCA belongs to Holdemania massiliensis and includes:
- a CDS encoding HIRAN domain-containing protein, yielding MNYITIVGVHQFFGTEIFKVGQTLYGIKEPDNVFDSEAIKVVTESDIPCGYIANSIHTVAKGCHSAGRIYDTFDDRCSMKVLFIVKDVVIVELLPQE